From Pedobacter indicus, a single genomic window includes:
- a CDS encoding Gfo/Idh/MocA family protein — translation MSEVSRRKFIKSAGMAAGFTIVSSHVLGKSLGYTAPSDKLNIAGIGVGGVGRRNLTNMNTENIVALCDVDWKYAAKTFNDYPKAQRFKDWRVMFDEIGKSIDGVMVATPDHTHAGVAAHAITLGKHAYVQKPLTHSVYESRLLTKLAEKHQVATQMGNQGNSFAWCRQIAEWIQSGVIGEVTEVHSWTNRPIWPQGLKNPKEAMTVPDQLDWDLFIGPAENRPYNSVYTPWNWRGWWDFGTGALGDMACHIMDPIYWALDLKYPIKVNGSSTLSNLYSPPHAQLVKYTFPARERKGNVNMPEVDVYWYDGGLMPERPEEMPEGKMMGNADGGLLFIGSKGKLVCDCFGMNPTLLPVSRMEDFVEPEQIYPRVELATDIWKSNAHEQEWVRASKESPKNRTEASSHFGFSGPFNEMVVMGVLAVRLQGLHRDLLWDGENMRFTNISDSDKISIVTVDDFVVTDGHPRFNRKSEEFNAKAMAEEWIKHTYHNGFTLPDMPA, via the coding sequence ATGAGCGAAGTGTCACGTAGAAAATTCATCAAAAGTGCCGGTATGGCAGCGGGGTTTACCATCGTATCCAGTCATGTTCTTGGAAAAAGTTTAGGCTATACGGCTCCCAGTGATAAACTGAACATCGCCGGTATCGGTGTGGGCGGTGTTGGTCGCCGTAACCTGACCAATATGAATACTGAGAACATCGTAGCACTCTGCGATGTCGATTGGAAATATGCTGCTAAGACTTTTAATGATTACCCCAAAGCCCAACGATTCAAGGATTGGAGGGTTATGTTTGATGAGATCGGTAAATCAATCGACGGGGTTATGGTTGCTACTCCCGACCATACCCATGCCGGGGTGGCGGCTCACGCTATTACCTTGGGCAAACACGCCTATGTTCAAAAACCCTTAACCCATTCAGTATATGAGTCGCGTTTACTGACGAAGCTCGCAGAGAAACATCAGGTTGCTACGCAGATGGGAAATCAGGGTAATTCCTTCGCCTGGTGCAGGCAAATAGCAGAATGGATCCAATCGGGTGTTATTGGTGAAGTCACCGAAGTACACAGCTGGACAAACAGACCCATCTGGCCACAGGGATTGAAGAATCCCAAAGAAGCAATGACAGTTCCGGATCAACTCGATTGGGATCTCTTTATCGGGCCAGCAGAAAACCGACCGTATAATTCCGTTTATACACCATGGAATTGGCGAGGTTGGTGGGATTTTGGTACCGGAGCATTAGGCGATATGGCGTGTCATATTATGGACCCCATCTACTGGGCACTTGATTTAAAATACCCAATCAAAGTAAATGGTAGTTCAACCTTAAGTAATCTTTACTCACCACCTCATGCACAATTAGTTAAATATACATTTCCTGCACGTGAACGTAAAGGAAACGTTAACATGCCAGAGGTCGATGTATATTGGTACGATGGTGGATTGATGCCAGAACGTCCCGAAGAAATGCCAGAGGGCAAGATGATGGGAAATGCTGATGGTGGCCTGTTGTTTATTGGTAGCAAAGGAAAGCTTGTTTGTGATTGTTTCGGTATGAACCCTACCTTGTTGCCAGTAAGCCGTATGGAAGACTTTGTCGAGCCAGAACAGATCTACCCACGTGTGGAATTGGCTACTGATATCTGGAAGTCCAACGCACACGAACAAGAATGGGTCCGCGCCAGTAAAGAAAGCCCAAAGAACCGAACCGAAGCCAGTTCTCATTTTGGCTTTTCGGGGCCATTTAATGAGATGGTGGTTATGGGTGTCTTGGCTGTCAGGTTGCAAGGACTCCATCGCGATCTGCTTTGGGACGGTGAAAATATGCGCTTCACCAACATCAGTGACTCAGACAAGATCAGCATCGTGACGGTCGATGATTTTGTGGTAACCGACGGGCATCCGCGTTTCAACAGAAAATCTGAAGAGTTTAATGCCAAAGCAATGGCGGAAGAGTGGATTAAACATACCTATCACAACGGCTTTACACTTCCAGACATGCCCGCTTAA
- a CDS encoding TonB-dependent receptor, which produces MKLIILFLLLSVVNVNAEVLAQTITLSKKNASIESVFKEIKKQTQYNLICDISIIEETPNIDVSAKNMPLNQFLDQFLGDNNLSYVIEDKTIAVRKAVRPARTSSVQAVQNTVRQQREITGTVADDEGLPLPGATVQVKGSQVGTTTNADGAYRINVPGENTTLVFSMIGFAPVERQVTSDAQINVQLSADIADLNEVVVVGYGMQKKINLTGAIDVVDGEELVNRPSPNMSMLLQGVAPSTNIALNSFGGEPGATQKWQIRGVGSISGNTTPLILVDGVEQPNINLIDPETVENISILKDASSSAVYGSRAAFGVVLITTKKGAKDQPVRVEYSNNMSMTVPIYVPDMESSLTYATAFNQAATNAGINPTFPESQIERIKGYLDGTYPTEYDPDNPPTSQWRGRWDGNANYNWTREYYKQSFLQQKHNVTLSGGDSKNQFYVNAGFFDQPGASTWGDDGYKRYNLLANLSSEVSDWLSFSFNSRYARSKTNTPLGMVGLERTYTWSQFIDFWPTMPMYNIDGSIANPLILVLENGGRIIDEGHDLWLNLGTEIEPIEGWKTNIAFKYNYRWGSNSQNPKPVPVPIPNGTWGNIGEAASGYRSTLRQGEYNLLSMFTSYEKQLGGHYLKGMVGYEQDIDKTKGLAGYKMDLVTEEIPSISTATGDFTLDDNMAHWTTQGVFGRINYNFDEKYLLEVSARYDGSSRFAPDHRWGFFPSVSAGYNISQEDFWEPIRDKVNNLKIRGSYGSLGNQNVANYLYLARIPIQYRRILDNASNPGYIVGNEIPLYASAPGLLSEDITWETITTLDFGLDAMFLNGKLDLTFDWYNRVTSDMLGAAIQLPSTIGASVPSANNAKLSTKGFELTVGWKDQISEDLTYNVRLNVADSRTTILEYATSSPLVTGWYSGKDYGEIWGLTTDRIIQQEGEQMPDQSFYHTKWGPGDIVYKDLNGDGIINEGSRTVDDHGDLSVIANTSPRYNFGLMAGFQWKSLDFNMFWQGVGKRDFLPNTTSEYFWGLMAAPNSSGLFKGGNMLDYWRPADESNILGPNTDSYFPKPYFSAERSKNIRDQSRYVLNAAYVRLKNVQVGYTLPANVLDRLFIHRARIYVSGENLLTFSSLPSLYEPETVVASNPRDGGVDMGEIYPINQMFSVGINLTF; this is translated from the coding sequence ATGAAACTTATTATTTTGTTTCTATTGCTGAGTGTCGTTAACGTTAACGCAGAAGTCTTGGCACAAACGATAACTCTTTCGAAGAAAAATGCTTCTATCGAAAGTGTTTTCAAAGAAATTAAAAAACAAACGCAGTACAATCTGATTTGTGATATTTCCATTATTGAGGAAACGCCCAATATAGATGTCAGTGCGAAGAACATGCCGCTTAACCAATTTCTCGACCAGTTTTTGGGAGATAATAATTTAAGTTATGTGATCGAGGATAAAACCATTGCTGTCCGCAAAGCAGTACGACCGGCAAGAACAAGCAGTGTACAGGCTGTTCAGAACACGGTCCGCCAGCAAAGAGAGATTACCGGAACGGTTGCCGATGACGAAGGCCTTCCTTTACCCGGCGCTACTGTACAGGTAAAAGGATCACAAGTTGGTACGACAACCAATGCCGATGGTGCTTATCGGATCAATGTACCCGGAGAAAATACTACCCTCGTATTCTCCATGATTGGTTTCGCTCCGGTAGAGCGGCAAGTAACATCTGACGCGCAGATCAATGTTCAATTATCTGCTGATATCGCTGACCTGAATGAAGTGGTCGTTGTCGGTTACGGTATGCAAAAGAAAATTAACCTGACCGGTGCGATTGATGTTGTCGATGGCGAAGAGTTGGTTAACCGCCCATCACCAAACATGTCCATGTTGCTACAAGGTGTCGCACCTAGTACAAATATCGCTCTTAATAGTTTTGGAGGCGAGCCCGGTGCTACACAAAAGTGGCAGATCAGGGGAGTGGGCTCTATTTCAGGAAACACAACCCCGCTCATTCTTGTCGATGGGGTGGAACAACCAAATATTAACTTGATAGACCCTGAAACGGTAGAAAATATATCAATCTTAAAGGATGCGTCATCTTCTGCTGTTTACGGTTCCAGAGCAGCTTTTGGTGTAGTTCTAATTACCACGAAAAAAGGTGCGAAAGATCAGCCCGTTCGTGTGGAATACAGCAATAACATGTCTATGACGGTACCCATTTATGTGCCCGATATGGAAAGTTCATTGACCTATGCTACTGCTTTTAATCAGGCGGCCACGAATGCTGGTATTAATCCGACATTCCCTGAAAGTCAGATCGAACGAATTAAAGGGTATTTGGATGGAACCTATCCCACAGAATATGACCCTGATAACCCTCCAACCAGTCAATGGAGAGGTCGCTGGGACGGTAATGCCAATTACAATTGGACACGTGAATACTACAAGCAATCTTTCTTGCAACAAAAACATAATGTGACACTAAGCGGTGGCGACTCGAAGAATCAATTCTACGTGAATGCTGGTTTTTTTGATCAGCCAGGGGCTTCTACCTGGGGTGACGATGGTTATAAACGTTATAACCTCCTTGCGAATCTTAGCTCTGAAGTTTCTGATTGGTTGTCCTTTTCTTTCAATAGCCGCTATGCACGGTCAAAAACCAATACACCGCTCGGTATGGTAGGTCTAGAACGAACCTATACTTGGTCGCAGTTTATTGACTTTTGGCCAACAATGCCTATGTACAACATTGATGGCAGTATTGCCAACCCTTTAATACTTGTATTGGAAAACGGCGGTAGAATCATTGACGAGGGTCACGATCTTTGGTTAAATCTAGGTACGGAGATAGAGCCTATTGAAGGGTGGAAGACCAATATCGCCTTTAAGTACAATTACCGTTGGGGCTCAAACTCCCAGAATCCGAAGCCTGTACCCGTACCCATTCCAAATGGCACGTGGGGAAATATAGGGGAGGCCGCGTCGGGTTACCGTTCAACGCTTCGCCAAGGGGAATATAACCTCTTGAGTATGTTTACTTCTTATGAGAAACAATTGGGCGGACATTATTTGAAAGGGATGGTTGGTTACGAGCAAGATATTGACAAAACCAAAGGCCTGGCAGGTTACAAAATGGATCTTGTAACCGAAGAAATACCGTCCATTAGTACGGCAACGGGAGACTTTACGCTCGATGATAATATGGCTCATTGGACAACTCAAGGAGTCTTTGGTCGTATCAATTACAACTTTGACGAAAAATACTTGTTGGAGGTTTCAGCGCGCTACGATGGATCTTCGCGTTTCGCACCAGATCATCGTTGGGGTTTCTTTCCGTCGGTATCCGCTGGTTATAATATTTCACAGGAAGATTTCTGGGAACCTATTCGCGACAAAGTTAATAATCTAAAGATTAGAGGGTCATACGGTTCGCTTGGTAATCAAAACGTTGCTAACTATCTCTACTTGGCGAGGATCCCAATTCAGTATCGACGTATTTTGGATAACGCATCAAATCCAGGATATATCGTAGGAAATGAAATCCCTTTGTATGCTAGCGCACCAGGTTTGCTAAGTGAGGATATCACCTGGGAAACGATTACAACGCTTGATTTTGGATTGGACGCCATGTTTTTAAATGGAAAATTGGACTTAACTTTCGACTGGTACAATCGTGTAACATCAGACATGCTCGGGGCGGCTATCCAGTTGCCATCAACAATTGGAGCCTCGGTGCCGTCAGCAAACAATGCGAAACTCTCGACTAAGGGTTTTGAGCTTACGGTTGGTTGGAAAGATCAAATTTCAGAGGATTTAACCTATAATGTACGGTTGAATGTAGCGGACAGTCGAACAACTATTCTTGAATACGCTACATCTTCCCCTTTAGTGACCGGATGGTATAGCGGGAAAGATTATGGTGAAATATGGGGCCTAACCACAGATCGCATTATTCAGCAAGAGGGAGAACAAATGCCCGATCAGTCCTTTTATCATACCAAATGGGGGCCAGGAGACATTGTTTACAAAGATTTGAATGGTGATGGAATTATCAATGAGGGTAGTAGAACGGTTGACGACCACGGAGATCTTTCCGTAATTGCCAATACCAGCCCACGTTATAACTTCGGTCTGATGGCTGGTTTTCAATGGAAGAGTTTAGATTTTAATATGTTCTGGCAAGGTGTTGGAAAGCGCGATTTCCTGCCGAATACTACTTCTGAATATTTTTGGGGTTTAATGGCTGCACCAAATAGTTCGGGTCTATTTAAAGGCGGTAATATGTTAGACTATTGGCGTCCGGCTGATGAATCCAATATTTTGGGGCCGAATACAGACTCTTATTTCCCCAAACCTTATTTTTCTGCGGAGCGCAGTAAGAATATACGCGATCAAAGTCGTTACGTACTCAATGCAGCTTATGTTCGCCTCAAAAATGTACAGGTTGGTTATACACTGCCAGCCAACGTTTTGGATAGGCTTTTTATTCATCGAGCTAGAATCTATGTGTCCGGTGAGAACTTACTGACCTTTTCGAGTTTACCAAGTCTGTATGAACCGGAAACGGTTGTCGCCTCTAATCCACGTGACGGAGGGGTTGATATGGGCGAAATTTATCCAATTAATCAGATGTTTTCTGTGGGTATTAACTTGACATTTTAG
- a CDS encoding tyrosine-protein phosphatase, producing MFSIFNKKTSFSIGEILKTDMHSHILPGIDDGADQVEDSIELIDGLIQLGYQKLIATPHVISDIHPNTPDSIESAWQLLQAELNEKGGYTIPISFAAEYMLDENFPALVEAKKLLTMGNNIVLIETMFMDTPPNLENILFQLQTHGYQPLLAHPERYHYVDKSFSRLEPFLDRHCLLQCNALSFIGYYGKREQEIALRLLDAKMIDYIGTDMHHTRHLKNMQHFSVPSKVATQLEEIEYKNQQL from the coding sequence ATGTTCTCTATATTCAATAAAAAGACAAGCTTTTCTATTGGTGAAATCCTGAAAACGGATATGCATTCGCATATCCTCCCAGGGATAGATGATGGAGCAGATCAAGTTGAGGATTCAATCGAGTTAATCGATGGCCTTATTCAGTTAGGCTACCAGAAATTGATTGCAACCCCTCACGTGATTAGTGATATACATCCTAATACGCCTGATAGTATCGAAAGTGCCTGGCAGCTTCTTCAGGCCGAACTAAACGAAAAAGGAGGATATACAATACCGATTAGTTTTGCAGCTGAATACATGTTGGATGAAAACTTTCCAGCCTTGGTAGAAGCAAAAAAGCTGCTGACTATGGGTAATAACATCGTTCTGATTGAAACAATGTTTATGGATACACCGCCTAATCTCGAAAATATTCTTTTTCAACTCCAGACTCACGGTTACCAACCATTGCTTGCACACCCTGAACGTTACCATTATGTAGATAAAAGCTTCTCAAGACTAGAGCCGTTTTTAGATAGACATTGTCTGTTGCAATGCAATGCCCTTTCGTTTATCGGATATTATGGAAAGAGGGAGCAAGAAATAGCTCTTCGCCTATTGGATGCTAAGATGATCGACTATATCGGCACGGATATGCATCATACACGTCACCTTAAGAATATGCAGCACTTTTCGGTTCCTTCAAAAGTTGCCACCCAACTAGAAGAAATCGAATACAAAAATCAACAATTATAA
- a CDS encoding RagB/SusD family nutrient uptake outer membrane protein has translation MNKFKYITGLLAVCLFAMACSKEDFLDKYPLDEVAEDFFFEKPNDAKLYVNQFYERGVFNIRTIAGGDRNSDLYISQTGVDSRLEGNRTVNSAPALNYTKIRSVNYFFENYHNIEGEFDEYKQYVGEAHFFKAFFYYDLLRSFGDVQWLDKVLTTESPELYEGRNPRNEVADKIIAHLDTAAMYLTESKIDDGTRVNKWIALLIQSRVALYEGSWEKYHAGTAFGVSNPNPQKYFNKAIEAAEQIMNSGLYDIYTTGNPDNDYYELFGLRDYATNPEVLFWIKMDLSQGIHSTSKLYRLETPAGYSLTKDLADSYLCTDGQPITVSNLFQGYANINKEMENRDPRFEQTIFNTSHDWQIDAEGNVKKWQEVYNKLYSNTTHAAPAGYVRRKDYNPIMAYHHLNFEETPTPLYRYSEVLLNYIEAKAELGEATQADVDKTIKKLRDRVGMPNLVISNITADPNWNFPDLSPLINEIRRERKVEMALEDLRWDDIARWAAADELIVGKRPKGAKKDQFPITPSFPADENGFLDPFQAALPNGYRFDVNRDYLNPLPLNQLTLNPSLEQNPGWK, from the coding sequence ATGAATAAATTCAAATATATTACCGGTTTACTTGCTGTATGTCTTTTTGCTATGGCCTGCAGCAAAGAAGATTTTTTAGACAAATATCCATTAGACGAAGTGGCAGAGGATTTCTTCTTTGAGAAACCAAATGATGCGAAACTTTATGTCAACCAATTTTATGAACGTGGGGTTTTTAATATTCGTACGATAGCCGGTGGTGATCGGAATAGCGATCTGTATATATCACAAACCGGCGTTGATAGTCGGCTCGAAGGTAACCGCACAGTGAATTCGGCACCTGCGTTAAATTATACTAAGATTCGTAGTGTCAATTATTTTTTTGAAAATTATCATAACATAGAAGGCGAGTTTGATGAATACAAACAATACGTTGGGGAAGCCCATTTCTTTAAAGCTTTCTTCTATTATGATTTATTGAGAAGCTTCGGCGATGTGCAATGGTTGGATAAGGTATTGACGACGGAATCGCCTGAGTTGTATGAAGGACGTAATCCGAGAAACGAGGTTGCCGACAAAATCATTGCTCATCTCGATACAGCCGCCATGTATTTGACTGAAAGCAAGATAGATGACGGTACGAGGGTTAATAAATGGATTGCTTTACTGATCCAATCGCGTGTTGCTCTTTACGAGGGGTCGTGGGAAAAATACCATGCAGGTACTGCTTTTGGGGTTTCGAATCCTAACCCTCAAAAGTATTTTAACAAGGCAATAGAAGCTGCTGAACAGATTATGAATTCTGGACTTTATGATATTTATACAACCGGCAATCCGGACAATGATTATTATGAGCTTTTTGGTTTACGCGATTATGCGACTAATCCTGAAGTGTTATTTTGGATAAAAATGGACTTAAGTCAAGGTATTCATAGTACCAGTAAATTATATCGTCTCGAAACACCAGCTGGTTACAGTCTCACCAAAGATTTAGCAGATTCCTATCTCTGTACGGACGGTCAACCTATTACAGTCAGCAACCTTTTTCAAGGCTATGCTAACATCAATAAAGAGATGGAGAACCGCGATCCGCGATTTGAACAGACGATCTTCAACACCTCACATGACTGGCAAATCGATGCAGAAGGCAATGTAAAAAAGTGGCAGGAGGTATATAATAAGCTTTATAGCAATACCACACATGCTGCTCCGGCTGGTTATGTACGTCGGAAAGATTATAACCCGATTATGGCGTATCATCACTTGAATTTTGAAGAAACGCCGACGCCTCTTTATCGCTATTCAGAAGTTTTATTAAATTATATCGAGGCGAAAGCTGAATTGGGAGAAGCGACCCAAGCCGATGTAGATAAAACCATTAAGAAGCTACGCGACCGGGTTGGCATGCCAAATTTGGTCATCAGCAACATTACTGCAGATCCGAACTGGAACTTCCCAGACCTTTCTCCGCTAATCAATGAGATCAGAAGAGAGCGGAAAGTGGAAATGGCATTAGAAGATCTTCGCTGGGATGATATCGCACGTTGGGCAGCAGCAGACGAGTTGATAGTGGGCAAGAGACCTAAAGGTGCTAAAAAAGATCAGTTTCCGATAACTCCTTCTTTCCCAGCAGATGAAAATGGATTTCTGGATCCTTTCCAAGCCGCATTGCCAAACGGTTACCGTTTTGATGTGAATCGTGACTATTTAAATCCGCTTCCATTAAACCAGCTGACGTTAAATCCAAGCCTTGAACAGAATCCGGGTTGGAAGTAG
- a CDS encoding 3-keto-disaccharide hydrolase, which yields MKPINLKGFLFIAMLPLAACSSSHSAEDNSSKKIENIREKQDNEWKLLIKDNSTEGWHSYLGDSATGWRVENGVLFTEGKNGDIVTDELYENFELSLEWKIEEGGNSGIFYHVIESPEYKRIHETGPEFQIIDNENYPADLTEQQKTGALSDVLAPDEAAANAVGEWNHTRIIVNQGAVEHWLNDKKILEYQLGSDELKQQIAASKFAELPYAKVQSGRIGLQDHGGPVYYKNIKIRIL from the coding sequence ATGAAACCAATAAATCTTAAAGGGTTCTTATTTATTGCAATGCTCCCTCTGGCCGCATGTTCAAGTTCCCATTCTGCGGAAGATAATTCCTCTAAAAAAATTGAAAACATCCGAGAAAAACAGGATAACGAATGGAAACTTCTTATAAAAGATAATTCTACCGAAGGTTGGCACAGCTACTTAGGTGACTCCGCCACCGGGTGGAGGGTAGAGAATGGCGTTCTTTTTACCGAAGGCAAAAATGGGGATATCGTAACCGACGAGCTATATGAAAATTTTGAACTCTCATTAGAGTGGAAGATCGAAGAAGGTGGGAATAGCGGTATCTTTTATCATGTCATCGAAAGCCCCGAATACAAACGAATCCATGAAACTGGGCCGGAATTTCAAATTATTGACAATGAGAACTATCCCGCTGACCTGACCGAACAACAAAAGACCGGAGCACTTTCCGATGTGCTTGCTCCAGATGAAGCTGCGGCTAATGCTGTAGGTGAATGGAACCACACGCGTATTATTGTGAATCAAGGAGCTGTTGAACACTGGTTGAACGACAAGAAAATACTTGAATATCAATTGGGTTCTGACGAGCTTAAACAACAAATTGCAGCGAGTAAATTTGCTGAGCTTCCGTACGCTAAAGTTCAAAGCGGACGCATAGGGTTACAGGATCACGGTGGCCCTGTTTATTATAAAAACATAAAAATCAGGATTTTATAA
- a CDS encoding FecR family protein, whose product MTEHEVRLLVRKYNDGNASEAEKALLERWYFDQLQEQIDLGDDLDLNKLKSEIWQGTLSRSGIKSIRNKGLRSFYSVAAAIILLMGIGVYFYLNSLTPAQTYTVAQLSDQDLDIKPGRNQARLTLADGRIIDLADEKGGIIIDTDALVYTDGTKVADSSPVSSGSEGLSYNTIATPKGGQYQVILPDGSRVWLNAASTLRYPSRFDTEERVVELSGEAYFEIAQVKFADRKTAKPFIVRSQTQEVQVLGTHFNVNTYEGDATAITTLLEGAVNVRSSTDSRSMKLKPGQQSIVQPGSQTRVLTADLDEAIGWKNGEFIFYNERIEKVMNDIARWYDVEVIYKDAVRNKMIWGSVSKFETISEVLKMIELAGTVHFDIQIQGDKRRVYVMN is encoded by the coding sequence ATGACAGAACATGAAGTTCGGTTACTAGTACGAAAATATAATGACGGGAACGCATCCGAAGCAGAAAAAGCTTTGTTAGAACGATGGTACTTTGACCAACTTCAAGAGCAGATTGACTTGGGTGATGATCTTGATCTAAACAAATTAAAGTCTGAAATCTGGCAAGGTACGCTTAGCCGCAGCGGGATCAAATCAATTAGAAATAAAGGTTTGCGTAGCTTTTATTCTGTTGCTGCAGCCATTATTTTATTAATGGGTATTGGTGTTTATTTTTATCTCAATTCATTGACACCCGCTCAAACCTACACGGTAGCTCAGTTAAGTGACCAGGATCTAGATATCAAACCGGGAAGGAATCAAGCCAGGCTCACCCTCGCCGACGGCCGTATTATCGATCTCGCAGATGAAAAAGGGGGAATTATCATCGATACCGATGCATTGGTCTATACTGATGGAACAAAAGTGGCCGATTCGTCGCCGGTATCCTCAGGATCTGAGGGATTAAGCTATAATACGATCGCAACACCCAAAGGGGGACAATACCAGGTTATCCTGCCTGACGGGTCCCGCGTGTGGTTGAACGCCGCCTCTACATTAAGATACCCCAGTCGTTTTGACACAGAAGAAAGGGTTGTAGAACTCAGTGGTGAGGCTTATTTTGAAATTGCGCAAGTCAAATTTGCTGATCGAAAGACTGCCAAACCTTTTATTGTCAGGTCACAAACCCAAGAAGTGCAAGTCTTGGGCACTCACTTCAATGTTAACACATACGAAGGTGATGCAACAGCGATAACCACGTTGCTAGAGGGTGCGGTTAATGTACGTTCATCCACAGATTCCCGCTCTATGAAACTCAAACCTGGCCAGCAAAGCATTGTCCAACCCGGCTCACAAACCCGTGTGCTTACGGCGGACCTAGATGAAGCGATTGGCTGGAAAAACGGAGAGTTTATTTTCTATAACGAGCGTATTGAAAAAGTCATGAACGATATTGCACGTTGGTATGATGTTGAGGTGATTTATAAAGACGCTGTGCGAAACAAGATGATCTGGGGCTCTGTGTCCAAATTTGAAACCATCTCAGAAGTTTTAAAAATGATTGAGCTGGCTGGTACAGTTCACTTTGATATACAAATTCAAGGAGACAAAAGGAGGGTCTATGTTATGAATTAA
- a CDS encoding RNA polymerase sigma factor: MHRSIKRFRPSLDEYSTYSDELLVDLLKQHDQEAFTEIYNRYWSFVYSHIYKMLQDEEEAKDSVQEIFSKLWLKADQIQSNHNLAGYFFRTSRNFVFNLIEKNKVRQNYIQSIMTFVNTVEPHTIDTIDEKRLQMIIEQEIENLPPKMRQIFELSRKEELSHQEIASKLNISYQTVKKQIQNALKIIKPKINHLGLLLFFYFFS; this comes from the coding sequence ATGCATCGATCCATCAAGCGGTTCCGTCCTTCGTTAGATGAATATTCTACGTATTCGGATGAATTGCTTGTCGATTTACTAAAACAGCACGATCAGGAAGCATTTACAGAAATCTACAATCGTTATTGGTCCTTCGTTTACAGCCATATATACAAAATGCTGCAAGACGAAGAAGAAGCTAAGGACAGCGTTCAGGAGATCTTTAGCAAGCTCTGGTTAAAAGCGGATCAAATCCAATCTAATCATAATTTAGCAGGATATTTTTTTCGTACTTCTCGAAATTTCGTATTTAACCTGATTGAGAAGAATAAGGTTCGTCAGAACTATATCCAGTCAATTATGACATTCGTTAACACAGTGGAGCCTCACACAATTGATACCATCGACGAAAAGCGATTGCAAATGATAATTGAACAGGAAATTGAAAATTTGCCGCCTAAAATGCGGCAAATTTTTGAACTTAGTCGTAAAGAAGAGCTATCCCATCAAGAAATTGCTTCAAAACTGAACATATCCTATCAGACAGTCAAAAAACAGATTCAGAATGCATTAAAAATCATCAAGCCGAAAATCAATCATCTGGGTCTTCTTTTGTTTTTCTACTTTTTTTCATAA